Sequence from the uncultured Draconibacterium sp. genome:
AGGTGTTGCGGCGGGTACACCGATAGTTGTCGTCCTCCCTGTAATGCCGAACTTACCATTACCGATCCGGTGTGAGCGATTAAAAACTCGCAGGATGTTATTCCTGCTTCTATAGTTTGTTGCCTTTCCTGGTAATCTTGATGTCCAATCCCGTTTTTTGTCAGTAGTTCCCGAAGATCGTCTTCAGCACAAACCAACTCTGTTTTTGGAACATCCTGCAACACCGCTTTTAGCTTCTCAACAAACTCTTCTTCCGATTTACATAAATAAACACTCCCGTTTACCGCCTCCAGATTTTCTTTAAATGCCTGACCTAAAGATTTTTCAATAGCGTGATAAACGGGAGCGTCAAAATCAGGCATCTCCGGCTCGGGGTGAATAGCTTTTTTAAGCTTGTTCAGTATTTCTTCTCGAGCCGATGCCATTTATTCTGTTGTTGTTTCCTCTTCGTTATTTGCTTCGGTTTTTGTTTCTTTTGTCTCTTTCAGCTCGGCGTTTGCTGGTTTATCACCGTTTCCATTTTCCGAGATTGCGTGTTTTTTGTCCCACGGGCGTTTGCCAAATATCTCTTCCAGGTCTTCGCTGAAAATTACTTCCCGCTCAAGAAGCAGTTTCGCTAACTTGGCGTGCCCTTCTTTATTCTCTAGTAATACCTGTTTGGCACGTATGTATTGGCTGTCAATCAGGACTTTTACTTCCTCGTCAATCAGTTCTGCCGTTTTTTCGCTGTACGGTTTGGTAAATGTAAAGTCTGACTGACCGGTTGAATCGTAAAAGCTGATGTTCCCAACTTTTTCACTCATTCCGAAAATACTAACCATTGCATAAGCCTGTTTGGTCACTTTTTCCAGGTCGTTTTGTGCTCCCGACGAAATTTTACCAAAGGTAATTTCTTCTGCTGCACGTCCGCCCAATGCCGACGCCATTTCATCCAACAACTGTTCTTTGGTGGTAATCGATCTTTCTTCGGGTAAGTACCAGGCTGCTCCAAGTGCTTTTCCTCGCGGAACAATAGTTACCTTAACCAGCGGATGGGCATATTCCAGCAACCAGCTAATGGTGGCGTGACCTGCTTCGTGAAAGGCAATTGTTTTCTTTTCTTGCTGCGAAATGATTTTATTTTTCTTTTCCAAACCACCTATAATACGGTCAACGGCATCAAGGAAATCCTGTTTTGTTACCGAGTCCCTGTTTCTACGGGCTGCAATTAAGGCAGCTTCGTTACAAACATTGGCAATATCGGCACCCGAGAATCCCGGCGTTTGTTTAGCCAGAAAATCAACTTTTACCTCTTCGCTTAATTTTAAGGGACGTAAATGAACATTGAAAATCTCACCACGCTCATTCAGATCGGGCAGCTCAACATGAATCTGACGGTCGAAACGTCCGGCACGCATTAATGCACGGTCCAGAATATCGGCACGGTTGGTAGCTGCCAGAATGATTACCCCGCTGTTGGTATCAAAACCATCCATTTCGGTAAGCAGCTGGTTCAGCGTATTTTCGCGTTCGTCGTTCGATCCCATATTTGGGTTCTTCCCACGAGCACGTCCGATGGCGTCGATCTCATCGATAAATACAATACACGGTGCTTTTTCTTTGGCTTGTTTAAACAAATCGCGAACACGCGATGCTCCAACTCCCACAAACATTTCCACAAAATCGGAACCCGACATACTGAAAAACGGAACGTTTGCTTCGCCGGCAACTGCTTTTGCAAGCAGGGTTTTTCCCGTTCCCGGAGGGCCAACCAAAAGTGCACCTTTCGGAATTTTACCACCGAGTTTGGTATATTTTGCCGGGCTTTTCAGGAATTCTACAATTTCTTCCACCTCCTGTTTGGCTTCTGCCAGTCCGGCGACATCTTTAAAGTTTGTCGATACCCTCTGGTCTTTATCAAAAACTTTGGCCTGCGATTTTCCGACATTAAAAATACCACCGGCGCCACCTCCTCCAGCACCTCCACGGCTCATTCTACGGAAAATCCACCACCACAGCAATATTATCAGCACAAACGGGCCAATCGACCAAATAATGTCGCGCGCCCAATTCTGCTCATCTTCATACACCGGAAAGACTTTGTCTTCCATATTTTCCTGCGCAACCTTGAGATCTTCGGCAAAATTTTCAATCGGTCCGGTATTTAGTTTAAAATGCGGGCCAATATCTGATGGTTTCGAGAAGTTTCCTTCAAACTGCGATTCGTAATTTTTTATCCGGTCTTCTTTTAAATAAATCCGGGCAATTTTTTCATTTATTACTACAATACGCTTTACATCGCCGTTTTGCAACATTTGTTTTACCTCGGGCCACGATGTGTCAACAGGGCCTTTACTGGTGCTGATGTAGTATTGTACAATAAGAAAAACAACAGCAATAATCCCGTAAATCCAATAGGCATTAAATTTTGGCGGCTTACCGTTGTTTTTGGGATTTAGTTTCCCAAAAGGGTTGTTCAGATTGTTCTGATCTTTTTTGTTATTTTGTTTATCTGTCATGGTCTTTTAATCTTCTTCTTCAATTTGTGTAATTTTTGCATCAGCCCAAAGTCCTTCAAGGTTATAAAACCGGCGTGCTTCTTCCTGGAAAACATGTACCATTACATCTCCGTAATCCAATAATATCCAAAGTGCATTTCGGTAGCCGTCGCGATGCCAAACATCTTCGCCGGTAATTTCTTTCACTGTTTGTTCTACCGTGTGTGCAATTGAATCAACATGAGTTGAGGAGGTTCCGTGGCATATAATAAAATGTCCACATTCAGTGTGACCGATACTTTCCAGATCTACGTGTTTTATCTCTTTCCCTTTTATCCGATGAATACCTTCAAGAATTGCTTCTAATAAAACCTTTGATTCTTCTGCTTTATTCATAAAAATTTATTGTACCCTACAAAGATAATCTTTTTGTCCATTAACCATTTTTTAAGAGAATGGTTTACTTTTGAATTTATATGTTTTTAACTGACAAAAATATCATTGTATTTAATGAGCTCGATAGTACCAACAACTATGCCAAGCAACTGGTAAAAGAAAAGGTGGCTCAGGGCACTGTCGTTTTGGCACATTATCAGGAATGTGGGCGAGGGCAGGTTGGTAATTTTTGGGAAAGCGAACGCGACAAAAATTTGCTTTTCAGTGTGATTTTGTATCCCGGGTTTTTAGAAGCCGGCAAGCAGTTTTACATTTCAAAAGTGGTAAGCCTGGCTTTGGCCAACGTTTTAAAACAGCATTTAAATGATGTAAAAATTAAGTGGCCCAACGATATTTATGTGGGCGAAAAGAAAATTGCCGGTATTTTAATTGAAAACACGGTGAAGGGGATTACGCTTGATTCATCGATAGTTGGCGTTGGTATGAATGTAAACCAGGAGCAATTTCTTTCGGACGCACCCAACCCGGTGTCGATGAAACAACTCTTGAAAAAGGAATTTGATATTCAAGCTATTTTGAAAGCGTTTTTGCAGAGGTTGGAGGATTATGTTGAGGTTTTACGAGAAGGGAGACTGGAAAAAGTTGATGAGGAATATTTTCAGTCTTTGTTCAGAAATGAGGGTTTGCATCAATACCGGAAAGCCGGCAAAGAGTTTAGCGCCAGAATTGCAGGAATTGGCAGTTTTGGGCAACTTCAGTTGGAAGAACCCGACGGTAATGTGACGGAATATATGTTTAAAGAGGTGGAGTTTGTTGTTTAAAAAAAGAAATACCTGAATGATTTAATGCGGGAATGTTTTAATACCGGGAAATTGAATTTGCTTGTTAAATGGTAGAATTGTTAAATTGAAAAACTGTTAAATTGTATAAAACACTTTTATCTCTCAATTTTGCATTTTTCTGAACCACATGAGACACATAGAGCTCATTAGATTTTGCCAATTGCCTACTCCTTCGAGAATCTGTAATCGTTAATCATCCCCGATGCTCCGGTCGGGACTCGTTCCACTTTCCATTTTTAGTTCTCCGCCTAAGTACGGCTCTTAAAAATTGAGTGTCACTGAGCATTAAAAATACATTCTTCCCCTTCTATGTTGAAAATTGAGAGCTGAAAACTGCGACTGTAAACTACTACTGATACGGCAATTTCGAAAGTGTGTCGGCCAATTGGTTAATGCCTTCCTCCAGTTTACTTCCGGCCATCATTTTAATCATCATGCTCATTTCGGCATGCAGCGTTAGGCGCATTTTTGTTTTGTATTCATTCACCGGCATTAACTGAATCCAGAAAGTAAAACTCAGCGGTAAACCACCCGAACTTTCAACTTTTATCGTTTTAAATGGCTCGCGGTTAACAATCTTAATTTCGGCAAGCCCCAGTCCGGTGATGTTGAATTTACACGAATCGCGGTCCGACTCAAAATCCGTAATTTTAATTTGCGGAACCTTTTCCGTTATTTTCTCTATCAACCCTGAATTAAGGTACGCAGACAGGTTTTCGAAATTCGACAGGTAATTAAAAACCACCTGCTGGTTGTGCTCGATAACTTTTACTTCGCTAACGTATTTGTTGAGTGCCATAGTAGTTATAAAAAATCCCGCCCCCAATAGCCATCAGGAGCGGGAAA
This genomic interval carries:
- a CDS encoding lactate utilization protein; amino-acid sequence: MASAREEILNKLKKAIHPEPEMPDFDAPVYHAIEKSLGQAFKENLEAVNGSVYLCKSEEEFVEKLKAVLQDVPKTELVCAEDDLRELLTKNGIGHQDYQERQQTIEAGITSCEFLIAHTGSVMVSSALQGGRQLSVYPPQHLVIARKDQLVDYLHSAYAKIREKYPDQLPSQITLVTGPSRTADIEKTLVLGAHGPRELHVFIY
- the rsfS gene encoding ribosome silencing factor, coding for MNKAEESKVLLEAILEGIHRIKGKEIKHVDLESIGHTECGHFIICHGTSSTHVDSIAHTVEQTVKEITGEDVWHRDGYRNALWILLDYGDVMVHVFQEEARRFYNLEGLWADAKITQIEEED
- a CDS encoding biotin--[acetyl-CoA-carboxylase] ligase → MFLTDKNIIVFNELDSTNNYAKQLVKEKVAQGTVVLAHYQECGRGQVGNFWESERDKNLLFSVILYPGFLEAGKQFYISKVVSLALANVLKQHLNDVKIKWPNDIYVGEKKIAGILIENTVKGITLDSSIVGVGMNVNQEQFLSDAPNPVSMKQLLKKEFDIQAILKAFLQRLEDYVEVLREGRLEKVDEEYFQSLFRNEGLHQYRKAGKEFSARIAGIGSFGQLQLEEPDGNVTEYMFKEVEFVV
- the ftsH gene encoding ATP-dependent zinc metalloprotease FtsH, which encodes MTDKQNNKKDQNNLNNPFGKLNPKNNGKPPKFNAYWIYGIIAVVFLIVQYYISTSKGPVDTSWPEVKQMLQNGDVKRIVVINEKIARIYLKEDRIKNYESQFEGNFSKPSDIGPHFKLNTGPIENFAEDLKVAQENMEDKVFPVYEDEQNWARDIIWSIGPFVLIILLWWWIFRRMSRGGAGGGGAGGIFNVGKSQAKVFDKDQRVSTNFKDVAGLAEAKQEVEEIVEFLKSPAKYTKLGGKIPKGALLVGPPGTGKTLLAKAVAGEANVPFFSMSGSDFVEMFVGVGASRVRDLFKQAKEKAPCIVFIDEIDAIGRARGKNPNMGSNDERENTLNQLLTEMDGFDTNSGVIILAATNRADILDRALMRAGRFDRQIHVELPDLNERGEIFNVHLRPLKLSEEVKVDFLAKQTPGFSGADIANVCNEAALIAARRNRDSVTKQDFLDAVDRIIGGLEKKNKIISQQEKKTIAFHEAGHATISWLLEYAHPLVKVTIVPRGKALGAAWYLPEERSITTKEQLLDEMASALGGRAAEEITFGKISSGAQNDLEKVTKQAYAMVSIFGMSEKVGNISFYDSTGQSDFTFTKPYSEKTAELIDEEVKVLIDSQYIRAKQVLLENKEGHAKLAKLLLEREVIFSEDLEEIFGKRPWDKKHAISENGNGDKPANAELKETKETKTEANNEEETTTE